From uncultured Desulfobacter sp.:
GCTATAGTGCTGGGGACTTATCCCGACCTGCACCCTTAACAAAACCAGCGGGCCTTATGCACTCCAAAAATATTGATCTGCGCCAAAACCAACTGCCTGAGAAGATAAGGTTTTGGCGGGAACTTTGAACAAGAGAAGTCTGGGTAGTCTCTAATAATATCTAATGCCCGGCGCACAATGTCCGGCGATAGATGGATTCCAGCAGTTCCGGGGTGACGGGCTTGTTTCCTGCGGCTGCCGCCGCCCGGACCTGGGGCAGCAATCTTTGGGCAGCATCGGCATCAATGTTGATATTGCGGTGGGCCAGCGCATGTTTTATGGCGGCCGAACCTGAATGGACCCCTAAAACCATCTGTCTTGGGTGGCGCCTGCCCACCTGTTCGGGGTCGTATAATTCGTAGGATCGTGCGTCTTTCAACAGGCCGGCGCAGTGGATGCCGGATTCATGAGAAAATATCCGGGACCCCACAATGGGTTTGGCCGCATGGATCTGCTGTCCTGAAAATCTTGCCACGGTATTGCACAGCTGGCTAAGCCCTGACAGGCGCATATTACTTTTTTTGGCACCAATACCGAACAGGGCCATGGCGGTTTCTTCAAGGGGGGCGTTTCCTGCCCGCTCCCCAAGTCCGTTCACCGTGACACTGATGGCTTTAGCGCCGGCATCCACGGCAGACACGGCATTGGCCGTGGCCATGCCAAGATCGTTGTGTCCATGAAATTCCAGGGCCAGCCCGGGCAGGCGGATTAACAGGGTCTCGATCATATCCATGAGCGCGGACGGGGTAATCATGCCCACGGTATCGGCAAGCCGTACCCGGTGGACGCCTAAGCCGATGGCGGCCTGGCAGAACCGTAAAAGAAAATCCATGTCCGTGCGGGTGGCATCCTGGGCGCCCACGGATACCTGGTCAAAATAGTGTCTTGCGAACCGAACGGTTTCATCCAGGGTATCAAGCACCCACGCCTCATTTTTCTCAAAGGTCTTGAGCAGAATGGATGATGTGGGAAAACTGATATGCACCCCGGGGGTGTTGCAGCCAATGGCCAATTCAATATCTTTTTTGACCGCCCTGCACCAGCAGGTGAGCATGCTGGACAGGTTCAACCGGGCAATGGCTTTAATTTCCCGGCATGCAAACTCACCCATGGCAGGAATGCCCACTTCGATCTCGTCAACGCCGCATTCGGCAAGCTGACGCGCAATGGTCAATTTTTCCAGGGGCCTGAAAAAGACACCCGGGGCCTGTTCCCCGTCCCGAAGGGTGGTGTCTACCATCCATACCCGCACATCATGGGTTTTCATTACAGTACGTAGTCCTCTGCAATTTCGCCGTCTTCCATGGCATCTAAAATAGTGTCAATGGCTTCTTCGTTCTCCACGTGCCCATACCAGATATTATCCGGGTAAATCACCATCACAGGGCCGTCATCACACTGTTTCAAGCAGCAGGTGGAAGAGATCAGCACCTCTTCAAGGCCTCTGTCAATTACTTCATTTTCAATATAGGCCATAAAATCCCCGGACCCTTTTCTGTGACATTTGCCCTTGGGTTCTCCACTGGGACGGAAACTTGAGCATACCAGGATGTGTTTTGCAGGCTTGTTCATTTTGTTCTCCTTAATTATTCTTATTAATTTAGTTTCTTAGCTTTTAATTAATGGTGGGTGTTTGGACGGCTCGTCAGAGGAGCGAATGCTCACACCGTTGCCAGATGCAACGCCGCAGGTGGGTGACGATTCGCTCAAACACAGCTTACATACAACCGGTGCCTGTGCCCCTGCACTCCCCGCAGGCGGTCTGCGCCCGGACAACCAGATGGTTTAATGATTCTCCTTTTTTAAGCGCCACGAGCACAAGATCAATCATGCCGTTGACCTCATGGATGGTAAATCCCATGGTGTCCAGAATTTTTTTAGGGGTATCCCCGGCACCGGACACAAGAATGGTGTGGCAATCTTTAATGGTCCGGGCAAGATTCTGCCATCTGACATCCCCGCCGCCGGGTTTAGGCAAGGTTCTCGTTTCCACAAGTGTCGGGGTTTCCTGGTTCAAGTCATAAACGTGTAATTCCGTGGCCTCACCTAAGTGCTGATTGATCAACGCGCCTTCCCGGGTGGCCAGGGCCACATAGGGTCTTGGGGCAGAAGCATTAAACGCATACGTATCGTCATCTTCACCAGGCGTTTCATGGCAATACTTGGGCGCAGTGGATAACGGAATGGGAGCCGTGGCGTGGTATGTCAGTCGATCCATGAGCTTCTGATTCAAGGGATCATCGAGCAGGCCCACGGCATCGGCCCGGCAGCGTTTACAATGGGTCATCTGGGGGACAAAGACCTTGGCCGCCTTTCTGATTTCCTTGACCAAATCTTTGCCCGGCTCTGCCATGTTCTCAAAATTTGCGCCCTTGGTGGGGAAATAGGGCATGCAGTTGAAGATATCCACACCCATCTCACCCATTTTTTTGGCCACGTCTACCATATGGTCTTCATTGATGCCGGGCAACAGAATGGAATTGACCTTGACCATGATATTGCGTTCTTTAAGGCCTTTGACGGCGGCAAGCTGGCGTTCTAAAAGCAGGGCTGCACCCTGGGCCGGGCCCACGGAGCGTTTGCCGTCCCGGACCCAGGAATAAATCTTTGCGCCGATGTCAGGGTCCACCGCATTAATGGTGATGCTCACATGGGTGGTATTAACGGCTTTGAGTTCATCCAGGTAGGGATGGATGTTCATGCCGTTGGTGGCCACGCACAACAGCATTTCCGGGTAGGCGGCGCGCACCTTGGTCAGGGTTTCCATGGTTTTATCGCCATTGGCAAAGGGATCGCCCGGACCTGCAATGCCCACCACGGATGTGTTGGGTTTGGCCGCCACTACTTCGGCCAGGTAGGCCATGGCCTGGTCCGGGCTCAGAATGGACGAGGTGACCCCGGGGCGGCTTTCATTGACACAGTCGAACTTTCTGTTGCAAAAATTGCACTGGATATTACAGGCCGGCGCAACCGGAAGGTGGACTCGACCGAAATCCTTGCAGGATTTTTTATTAAAACAGGGGTGGTTATCTAAGTTCATTTTAATTTTCCTTACACTCAATGATCGAGTTACATATATGAATATCCGATTTTGGATTCGGTCTGTTTTGCCGTAAGAATTGTATTAACGATATTGTCAAACAATTGCTGGGCCCCTTTGTAGCCGACGTGCAGGATACGCGCGCCCCCTACCCGGTCGTGGATGGGAAATCCCACCCGGACCAATGGGATGTTCAGCCGTCTTGACATGGCGTATCCCTTGGAGTTGCCGATGATAAGTTCAGGTTTCTGATCTTCGGGCATGGCGGCGGCAGTCTCTTCCATGCAGGTGAAGTCCATATCATTCTGGATGATAACCTGGTCAATGAGGGTTTCGGGCAGGGTCTGTTCAAGGGCTTTTTTAAATGTTTTGCTTTTGCCGCCGGATGCGCAGAGCACGGGAACGATACCGACCTCGGCAAGAAATCCGGCCATGGAGACAACAAAATCTTCTTCGCCGTATATCAGGGCCCGCTTTTTCGATACATATTTATTACCGTCCACATAGGCATCCACCAGGCGCCATTTCTCTTTTCGGTACCGTTCCGGCACCGGCCGGCCCGAAATCCGGGACAGGGTATCCAGAAAGTGATCCGTGGCCTTGACTCCGATGGGGATGGGCAACCGTGTGCAGGGGATACCAAAACGTTTGTTTAAAATATCGCCCGCGGTTTCCAGGCCCATTTCTGCGGTGAGCGCCAGCACGGCACCGAACTCCATACTGTTGACGGCCACATTCATCTTCTCAATGGCCGAAATGGGCGTACCGCCGTTCTGGATGGCCTGGTATTCCTGCCATGACGGTCCTTCCAGGCGTTCGGAATAATCGGGCAGAATGGTGACCGGGGTATGAAAATCCTCAAAAATATCTTTTAAATGCCGCAGATCTTCGTTGGAAAGCATGCCGGGAAACAGGTTGATTTTTTTCATCTTCTTGGGCCGGTAAACAATTCTTTTACCCACCGGGTTGAACCGGTCCACCACCGCCGCCACGGCGCCATGGAATCCGTCCACGTGGGTGCCGGTATATGAGGGTGTGGAGACATGGACCAGGGCCGTGCCTTGGATGGTATTGTCCATGCTGTTTAATATCAACTGGACATCATCACCAATGG
This genomic window contains:
- a CDS encoding (2Fe-2S) ferredoxin domain-containing protein; this translates as MNKPAKHILVCSSFRPSGEPKGKCHRKGSGDFMAYIENEVIDRGLEEVLISSTCCLKQCDDGPVMVIYPDNIWYGHVENEEAIDTILDAMEDGEIAEDYVL
- the nifB gene encoding nitrogenase cofactor biosynthesis protein NifB; the encoded protein is MNLDNHPCFNKKSCKDFGRVHLPVAPACNIQCNFCNRKFDCVNESRPGVTSSILSPDQAMAYLAEVVAAKPNTSVVGIAGPGDPFANGDKTMETLTKVRAAYPEMLLCVATNGMNIHPYLDELKAVNTTHVSITINAVDPDIGAKIYSWVRDGKRSVGPAQGAALLLERQLAAVKGLKERNIMVKVNSILLPGINEDHMVDVAKKMGEMGVDIFNCMPYFPTKGANFENMAEPGKDLVKEIRKAAKVFVPQMTHCKRCRADAVGLLDDPLNQKLMDRLTYHATAPIPLSTAPKYCHETPGEDDDTYAFNASAPRPYVALATREGALINQHLGEATELHVYDLNQETPTLVETRTLPKPGGGDVRWQNLARTIKDCHTILVSGAGDTPKKILDTMGFTIHEVNGMIDLVLVALKKGESLNHLVVRAQTACGECRGTGTGCM
- a CDS encoding nitrogenase component 1 → MSLRKHKDTPSYTATQNACKMCTPLGATLVFQGIEGCVPLLHGSQGCSTYMRRYLISHFKEPVDIASSNFTEETAVFGGGANLKLAIENVARQYAPAMIGIATTCLSETIGDDVQLILNSMDNTIQGTALVHVSTPSYTGTHVDGFHGAVAAVVDRFNPVGKRIVYRPKKMKKINLFPGMLSNEDLRHLKDIFEDFHTPVTILPDYSERLEGPSWQEYQAIQNGGTPISAIEKMNVAVNSMEFGAVLALTAEMGLETAGDILNKRFGIPCTRLPIPIGVKATDHFLDTLSRISGRPVPERYRKEKWRLVDAYVDGNKYVSKKRALIYGEEDFVVSMAGFLAEVGIVPVLCASGGKSKTFKKALEQTLPETLIDQVIIQNDMDFTCMEETAAAMPEDQKPELIIGNSKGYAMSRRLNIPLVRVGFPIHDRVGGARILHVGYKGAQQLFDNIVNTILTAKQTESKIGYSYM